In Phyllostomus discolor isolate MPI-MPIP mPhyDis1 chromosome 2, mPhyDis1.pri.v3, whole genome shotgun sequence, the following are encoded in one genomic region:
- the PRPF40B gene encoding pre-mRNA-processing factor 40 homolog B isoform X2, producing MSVPDSGPRPPAAPAPFPPGPPMMPPPFMPPPGIPPPFPPMGLPPMSQRPPAIPPMPPGIMPPMLPPMGSPPPITQIPGMVPPMMPGMLMPAVPVTAATAPGVDTASSAVAGTGPPRALWSEHVAPDGRIYYYNADDKQSVWEKPSVLKSKAELLLSQCPWKEYKSDTGKPYYYNNQSKESRWTRPKDLDDLEALVKQEAIGKPQPQPQTQQTLQPQPPQPQPDPPPAPPCPTPVPVGLLEPEPGGSEDCDVSDAAQTLEQGFSQQPEEGPSSSAGLHQPLQQEEEESKPEPERSGLSWSNREKAKQAFKELLRDKAVPSNASWEQAMKMVVTDPRYSALPKLSEKKQAFNAYKAQREKEEKEEARLKAKEAKQTLQHFLEQHEHMTSTTRYRRAEQTFGELEVWAVVPERDRKEIYDDVLFFLAKKEKEQAKQLRRRNIQALKSILDGMSSVNFQTTWSQAQQYLMDNPSFAQDHQLQNMDKEDALICFEEHIRALEREEEEERERARLRERRQQRKNREAFQTFLDELHETGQLHSMSTWMELYPAVSTDVRFANMLGQPGKAARLPFSGLASCPAGLSAPILLGPVLDPAPRPWEAAACQAPLPPSPAGSTPLDLFKFYVEELKARFHDEKKIIKDILKDRGFCVEVNTAFEDFAHVISFDKRAAALDAGNIKLTFNSLLEKAEAREREREKEEARRLRRREAAFRSMLRQAVPALELGTAWEEVRERFVCDSAFEQITLESERIRLFREFLQTECQHLHTKGRKHTRKGKKHHRKRSHSPSGSESEEEELPPPSLRPPKRRRQNPSESGSEPSSSLDSVESGGAVLGGRGSPSSRLLLGSDHGLRKAKKPKKKTKKRRHKSNSPESVTDPEEKAGKESDEKEPEQDKDRELRLTELPNRSPGFGIKKEKTGWDTSESELSEGELERRRRTLLQQLDDHQ from the exons ATG TCGGTTCCCGATTCTGGTCCCCGGCCCCCAGCAGcgcctgcccccttcccaccgGGGCCCCCCATGATGCCACCACCCTTC atGCCCCCTCCGGGaatccccccaccctttcctccgATGGGGCTACCCCCCATGAGTCAGAGGCCACCAGCCATCCCCCCCATGCCACCAGGCATCATGCCCCCAATGCTACCACCAATGGGGTCACCACCACCAATCACACAG ATACCGGGAATGGTGCCTCCCATGATGCCAGGAATGCTGATGCCAGCGGTGCCCGTCACCGCAGCG ACGGCTCCAGGTGTGGACACCGCCAGCT CTGCTGTGGCTGGGACAGGCCCTCCG agggcCCTATGGAGTGAGCATGTGGCCCCTGACGGGCGCATCTACTACTACAATGCTGACGACAAGCAGTCCGTGTGGGAGAAGCCCAGCGTGCTCAAGTCCAAGGCAGAG CTGTTGCTGTCCCAGTGTCCCTGGAAAGAGTACAAGTCGGACACAGGCAAACCTTACTACTACAACAACCAGAGTAAGGAGTCCCGTTGGACCCGGCCAAAGGACCTGGATGACTTGGAGG CTCTAGTCAAACAAGAGGCCATAGG GAAGCCGCAGCCACAGCCACAGACACAGCAGACACTACAGCCGCAGCCCCCTCAGCCACAGCCCGACCCTCCACCTGCGCCTCCTTGCCCCACCCCAGTGCCTGTGGGCCTCCTAGAACCCGAGCCAGGTGGGAGTGAAGATTGCGATGTGTCGGATGCCGCCCAGACCTTGGAGCAGGGGTTCTCGCAGCAGCCAGAGGAGGGCCCCAGCAG TTCTGCTGGACTGCATCAGCCACTACaacaggaggaagaggaatcAAAGCCAGAACCGGAGAGGTCTGGTCTCAGTTGGAGCAACCGGGAGAAGGCAAAACAGGCCTTTAAGGAGCTGCTGAGGGACAAG GCTGTCCCCTCCAATGCCTCGTGGGAACAAGCCATGAAGATGGTGGTCACAGACCCCCGTTACAG TGCCTTGCCCAAACTGAGTGAGAAAAAGCAGGCATTCAATGCATACAAGGCGCAgcgggagaaggaagagaaagaggaggccCGGCTGAAGGCCAAGGAGGCTAAGCAGACCTTGCAGCACTTCTTGGAGCAGCACGAGCACATGACCTCCACCACCCGCTACCG GAGGGCAGAACAAACCTTTGGGGAGCTGGAGGTCTGGGCTGTGGTCCCCGAGAGGGATCGAAAGGAGATTTATGATGATGTCCTCTTCTTCCTGGCCAAGAAGGAGAAG GAACAGGCCAAGCAGCTCCGGCGCCGCAATATCCAGGCCCTGAAGAGCATCCTGGATGGGATGAGTAGCGTCAACTTCCAAACCACATGGTCTCAGGCCCAGCAGTACCTCATGGATAACCCCAGCTTTGCTCAGGACCATCAGCTTCAGA ACATGGACAAGGAAGATGCGCTGATCTGCTTTGAGGAGCACATCCGAGctttggagagggaggaggaggaggaacggGAACGGGCCCGGCTTCGGGAGCGGCGCCAGCAGCGCAAGAACCGGGAGGCCTTCCAG ACCTTCCTGGACGAGCTGCACGAGACAGGGCAGCTGCACTCCATGTCCACCTGGATGGAACTGTACCCGGCGGTCAGCACTGATGTCCGCTTTGCCAACATGCTGGGCCAGCCGGGTAAGGCAGCCAGGCTCCCCTTCTCTGGCCTGGCTTCCTGCCCTGCCGGCCTCTCTGCACCCATACTCTTGGGTCCTGTCCTTGACCCTGCCCCTAGGCCTTGGGAAGCTGCCGCCTgccaggcccccctccctccctcccctgcaggctCCACTCCTCTGGACCTGTTCAAGTTCTATGTGGAGGAGTTGAAGGCACGATTCCATGATGAGAAGAAGATCATTAAGGACATCCTTAAG GACCGGGGCTTCTGTGTGGAGGTGAACACAGCCTTTGAGGACTTCGCCCACGTCATAAGCTTTGACAAGAGGGCTGCTGCGCTGGACGCAGGCAACATCAAGCTGACCTTCAATAGT CTACTGGAGAAGGCAGAAGCgcgggagagagagcgagagaaggAGGAGGCACGAAGGCTGCGGCGCAGGGAAGCTGCCTTTCGAAGCATGCTGAGGCAGGCCGTGCCTGCTCTGGAGCTGGGCACTGCCTGGGAAGAG GTCCGTGAGCGCTTTGTGTGCGACTCAGCCTTTGAGCAGATCACCCTGGAGTCGGAGCGGATCCGGCTCTTCCGGGAGTTCCTGCAG ACTGAGTGCCAGCACCTCCACACCAAAGGCCGAAAGCACACCAGAAAGGGCAAGAAGCACCATCGCAAGCGTTCCCACTCGCCCTCA GGCTCCGAGTCGGAAGAGGAGGAGCTGCCCCCACCATCTCTCCGGCCCCCCAAGCGGAGGCGGCAGAACCCCTCCGAATCTGGCTCTGAGCCTTCTTCCTCACTTGATTCAGTTGAAAGTGGGGGTGCTGTCCTTGGAGGACGGGGCTCCCCATCCTCCCGCCTTCTCCTTGGATCAG ATCATGGCCTTCGGAAAGCcaagaaaccaaaaaagaaaactaaaaagagaagacacaagtCG AACAGTCCCGAGAGTGTGACAGACCCTGAGGAGAAAGCTGGCAAGGAGAGTGATGAGAAAGAACCAGAACAGGACAAGGACAGGGAGCTCCGGCTGACAGAGCTCCCTAATCGCTCCCCAGGTTTTGGAATCAAGAAGGAGAAG ACGGGCTGGGACACGTCAGAAAGTGAGCTGAGTGAGGGTGAGCTGGAAAGGCGGCGGCGGACACTCCTGCAGCAGCTGGATGACCACCAGTGA
- the PRPF40B gene encoding pre-mRNA-processing factor 40 homolog B isoform X1 — MSVPDSGPRPPAAPAPFPPGPPMMPPPFMPPPGIPPPFPPMGLPPMSQRPPAIPPMPPGIMPPMLPPMGSPPPITQIPGMVPPMMPGMLMPAVPVTAATAPGVDTASSAVAGTGPPRALWSEHVAPDGRIYYYNADDKQSVWEKPSVLKSKAELLLSQCPWKEYKSDTGKPYYYNNQSKESRWTRPKDLDDLEALVKQEAIGKPQPQPQTQQTLQPQPPQPQPDPPPAPPCPTPVPVGLLEPEPGGSEDCDVSDAAQTLEQGFSQQPEEGPSSSAGLHQPLQQEEEESKPEPERSGLSWSNREKAKQAFKELLRDKAVPSNASWEQAMKMVVTDPRYSALPKLSEKKQAFNAYKAQREKEEKEEARLKAKEAKQTLQHFLEQHEHMTSTTRYRRAEQTFGELEVWAVVPERDRKEIYDDVLFFLAKKEKEQAKQLRRRNIQALKSILDGMSSVNFQTTWSQAQQYLMDNPSFAQDHQLQNMDKEDALICFEEHIRALEREEEEERERARLRERRQQRKNREAFQTFLDELHETGQLHSMSTWMELYPAVSTDVRFANMLGQPGKAARLPFSGLASCPAGLSAPILLGPVLDPAPRPWEAAACQAPLPPSPAGSTPLDLFKFYVEELKARFHDEKKIIKDILKDRGFCVEVNTAFEDFAHVISFDKRAAALDAGNIKLTFNSLLEKAEAREREREKEEARRLRRREAAFRSMLRQAVPALELGTAWEEVRERFVCDSAFEQITLESERIRLFREFLQVLETECQHLHTKGRKHTRKGKKHHRKRSHSPSGSESEEEELPPPSLRPPKRRRQNPSESGSEPSSSLDSVESGGAVLGGRGSPSSRLLLGSDHGLRKAKKPKKKTKKRRHKSNSPESVTDPEEKAGKESDEKEPEQDKDRELRLTELPNRSPGFGIKKEKTGWDTSESELSEGELERRRRTLLQQLDDHQ, encoded by the exons ATG TCGGTTCCCGATTCTGGTCCCCGGCCCCCAGCAGcgcctgcccccttcccaccgGGGCCCCCCATGATGCCACCACCCTTC atGCCCCCTCCGGGaatccccccaccctttcctccgATGGGGCTACCCCCCATGAGTCAGAGGCCACCAGCCATCCCCCCCATGCCACCAGGCATCATGCCCCCAATGCTACCACCAATGGGGTCACCACCACCAATCACACAG ATACCGGGAATGGTGCCTCCCATGATGCCAGGAATGCTGATGCCAGCGGTGCCCGTCACCGCAGCG ACGGCTCCAGGTGTGGACACCGCCAGCT CTGCTGTGGCTGGGACAGGCCCTCCG agggcCCTATGGAGTGAGCATGTGGCCCCTGACGGGCGCATCTACTACTACAATGCTGACGACAAGCAGTCCGTGTGGGAGAAGCCCAGCGTGCTCAAGTCCAAGGCAGAG CTGTTGCTGTCCCAGTGTCCCTGGAAAGAGTACAAGTCGGACACAGGCAAACCTTACTACTACAACAACCAGAGTAAGGAGTCCCGTTGGACCCGGCCAAAGGACCTGGATGACTTGGAGG CTCTAGTCAAACAAGAGGCCATAGG GAAGCCGCAGCCACAGCCACAGACACAGCAGACACTACAGCCGCAGCCCCCTCAGCCACAGCCCGACCCTCCACCTGCGCCTCCTTGCCCCACCCCAGTGCCTGTGGGCCTCCTAGAACCCGAGCCAGGTGGGAGTGAAGATTGCGATGTGTCGGATGCCGCCCAGACCTTGGAGCAGGGGTTCTCGCAGCAGCCAGAGGAGGGCCCCAGCAG TTCTGCTGGACTGCATCAGCCACTACaacaggaggaagaggaatcAAAGCCAGAACCGGAGAGGTCTGGTCTCAGTTGGAGCAACCGGGAGAAGGCAAAACAGGCCTTTAAGGAGCTGCTGAGGGACAAG GCTGTCCCCTCCAATGCCTCGTGGGAACAAGCCATGAAGATGGTGGTCACAGACCCCCGTTACAG TGCCTTGCCCAAACTGAGTGAGAAAAAGCAGGCATTCAATGCATACAAGGCGCAgcgggagaaggaagagaaagaggaggccCGGCTGAAGGCCAAGGAGGCTAAGCAGACCTTGCAGCACTTCTTGGAGCAGCACGAGCACATGACCTCCACCACCCGCTACCG GAGGGCAGAACAAACCTTTGGGGAGCTGGAGGTCTGGGCTGTGGTCCCCGAGAGGGATCGAAAGGAGATTTATGATGATGTCCTCTTCTTCCTGGCCAAGAAGGAGAAG GAACAGGCCAAGCAGCTCCGGCGCCGCAATATCCAGGCCCTGAAGAGCATCCTGGATGGGATGAGTAGCGTCAACTTCCAAACCACATGGTCTCAGGCCCAGCAGTACCTCATGGATAACCCCAGCTTTGCTCAGGACCATCAGCTTCAGA ACATGGACAAGGAAGATGCGCTGATCTGCTTTGAGGAGCACATCCGAGctttggagagggaggaggaggaggaacggGAACGGGCCCGGCTTCGGGAGCGGCGCCAGCAGCGCAAGAACCGGGAGGCCTTCCAG ACCTTCCTGGACGAGCTGCACGAGACAGGGCAGCTGCACTCCATGTCCACCTGGATGGAACTGTACCCGGCGGTCAGCACTGATGTCCGCTTTGCCAACATGCTGGGCCAGCCGGGTAAGGCAGCCAGGCTCCCCTTCTCTGGCCTGGCTTCCTGCCCTGCCGGCCTCTCTGCACCCATACTCTTGGGTCCTGTCCTTGACCCTGCCCCTAGGCCTTGGGAAGCTGCCGCCTgccaggcccccctccctccctcccctgcaggctCCACTCCTCTGGACCTGTTCAAGTTCTATGTGGAGGAGTTGAAGGCACGATTCCATGATGAGAAGAAGATCATTAAGGACATCCTTAAG GACCGGGGCTTCTGTGTGGAGGTGAACACAGCCTTTGAGGACTTCGCCCACGTCATAAGCTTTGACAAGAGGGCTGCTGCGCTGGACGCAGGCAACATCAAGCTGACCTTCAATAGT CTACTGGAGAAGGCAGAAGCgcgggagagagagcgagagaaggAGGAGGCACGAAGGCTGCGGCGCAGGGAAGCTGCCTTTCGAAGCATGCTGAGGCAGGCCGTGCCTGCTCTGGAGCTGGGCACTGCCTGGGAAGAG GTCCGTGAGCGCTTTGTGTGCGACTCAGCCTTTGAGCAGATCACCCTGGAGTCGGAGCGGATCCGGCTCTTCCGGGAGTTCCTGCAGGTACTAGAG ACTGAGTGCCAGCACCTCCACACCAAAGGCCGAAAGCACACCAGAAAGGGCAAGAAGCACCATCGCAAGCGTTCCCACTCGCCCTCA GGCTCCGAGTCGGAAGAGGAGGAGCTGCCCCCACCATCTCTCCGGCCCCCCAAGCGGAGGCGGCAGAACCCCTCCGAATCTGGCTCTGAGCCTTCTTCCTCACTTGATTCAGTTGAAAGTGGGGGTGCTGTCCTTGGAGGACGGGGCTCCCCATCCTCCCGCCTTCTCCTTGGATCAG ATCATGGCCTTCGGAAAGCcaagaaaccaaaaaagaaaactaaaaagagaagacacaagtCG AACAGTCCCGAGAGTGTGACAGACCCTGAGGAGAAAGCTGGCAAGGAGAGTGATGAGAAAGAACCAGAACAGGACAAGGACAGGGAGCTCCGGCTGACAGAGCTCCCTAATCGCTCCCCAGGTTTTGGAATCAAGAAGGAGAAG ACGGGCTGGGACACGTCAGAAAGTGAGCTGAGTGAGGGTGAGCTGGAAAGGCGGCGGCGGACACTCCTGCAGCAGCTGGATGACCACCAGTGA
- the PRPF40B gene encoding pre-mRNA-processing factor 40 homolog B isoform X7, producing the protein MSVPDSGPRPPAAPAPFPPGPPMMPPPFMPPPGIPPPFPPMGLPPMSQRPPAIPPMPPGIMPPMLPPMGSPPPITQIPGMVPPMMPGMLMPAVPVTAATAPGVDTASSAVAGTGPPRALWSEHVAPDGRIYYYNADDKQSVWEKPSVLKSKAELLLSQCPWKEYKSDTGKPYYYNNQSKESRWTRPKDLDDLEALVKQEAIGKPQPQPQTQQTLQPQPPQPQPDPPPAPPCPTPVPVGLLEPEPGGSEDCDVSDAAQTLEQGFSQQPEEGPSSSAGLHQPLQQEEEESKPEPERSGLSWSNREKAKQAFKELLRDKAVPSNASWEQAMKMVVTDPRYSALPKLSEKKQAFNAYKAQREKEEKEEARLKAKEAKQTLQHFLEQHEHMTSTTRYRRAEQTFGELEVWAVVPERDRKEIYDDVLFFLAKKEKEQAKQLRRRNIQALKSILDGMSSVNFQTTWSQAQQYLMDNPSFAQDHQLQNMDKEDALICFEEHIRALEREEEEERERARLRERRQQRKNREAFQTFLDELHETGQLHSMSTWMELYPAVSTDVRFANMLGQPGSTPLDLFKFYVEELKARFHDEKKIIKDILKDRGFCVEVNTAFEDFAHVISFDKRAAALDAGNIKLTFNSLLEKAEAREREREKEEARRLRRREAAFRSMLRQAVPALELGTAWEEVRERFVCDSAFEQITLESERIRLFREFLQVLETECQHLHTKGRKHTRKGKKHHRKRSHSPSGSESEEEELPPPSLRPPKRRRQNPSESGSEPSSSLDSVESGGAVLGGRGSPSSRLLLGSDHGLRKAKKPKKKTKKRRHKSNSPESVTDPEEKAGKESDEKEPEQDKDRELRLTELPNRSPGFGIKKEKTGWDTSESELSEGELERRRRTLLQQLDDHQ; encoded by the exons ATG TCGGTTCCCGATTCTGGTCCCCGGCCCCCAGCAGcgcctgcccccttcccaccgGGGCCCCCCATGATGCCACCACCCTTC atGCCCCCTCCGGGaatccccccaccctttcctccgATGGGGCTACCCCCCATGAGTCAGAGGCCACCAGCCATCCCCCCCATGCCACCAGGCATCATGCCCCCAATGCTACCACCAATGGGGTCACCACCACCAATCACACAG ATACCGGGAATGGTGCCTCCCATGATGCCAGGAATGCTGATGCCAGCGGTGCCCGTCACCGCAGCG ACGGCTCCAGGTGTGGACACCGCCAGCT CTGCTGTGGCTGGGACAGGCCCTCCG agggcCCTATGGAGTGAGCATGTGGCCCCTGACGGGCGCATCTACTACTACAATGCTGACGACAAGCAGTCCGTGTGGGAGAAGCCCAGCGTGCTCAAGTCCAAGGCAGAG CTGTTGCTGTCCCAGTGTCCCTGGAAAGAGTACAAGTCGGACACAGGCAAACCTTACTACTACAACAACCAGAGTAAGGAGTCCCGTTGGACCCGGCCAAAGGACCTGGATGACTTGGAGG CTCTAGTCAAACAAGAGGCCATAGG GAAGCCGCAGCCACAGCCACAGACACAGCAGACACTACAGCCGCAGCCCCCTCAGCCACAGCCCGACCCTCCACCTGCGCCTCCTTGCCCCACCCCAGTGCCTGTGGGCCTCCTAGAACCCGAGCCAGGTGGGAGTGAAGATTGCGATGTGTCGGATGCCGCCCAGACCTTGGAGCAGGGGTTCTCGCAGCAGCCAGAGGAGGGCCCCAGCAG TTCTGCTGGACTGCATCAGCCACTACaacaggaggaagaggaatcAAAGCCAGAACCGGAGAGGTCTGGTCTCAGTTGGAGCAACCGGGAGAAGGCAAAACAGGCCTTTAAGGAGCTGCTGAGGGACAAG GCTGTCCCCTCCAATGCCTCGTGGGAACAAGCCATGAAGATGGTGGTCACAGACCCCCGTTACAG TGCCTTGCCCAAACTGAGTGAGAAAAAGCAGGCATTCAATGCATACAAGGCGCAgcgggagaaggaagagaaagaggaggccCGGCTGAAGGCCAAGGAGGCTAAGCAGACCTTGCAGCACTTCTTGGAGCAGCACGAGCACATGACCTCCACCACCCGCTACCG GAGGGCAGAACAAACCTTTGGGGAGCTGGAGGTCTGGGCTGTGGTCCCCGAGAGGGATCGAAAGGAGATTTATGATGATGTCCTCTTCTTCCTGGCCAAGAAGGAGAAG GAACAGGCCAAGCAGCTCCGGCGCCGCAATATCCAGGCCCTGAAGAGCATCCTGGATGGGATGAGTAGCGTCAACTTCCAAACCACATGGTCTCAGGCCCAGCAGTACCTCATGGATAACCCCAGCTTTGCTCAGGACCATCAGCTTCAGA ACATGGACAAGGAAGATGCGCTGATCTGCTTTGAGGAGCACATCCGAGctttggagagggaggaggaggaggaacggGAACGGGCCCGGCTTCGGGAGCGGCGCCAGCAGCGCAAGAACCGGGAGGCCTTCCAG ACCTTCCTGGACGAGCTGCACGAGACAGGGCAGCTGCACTCCATGTCCACCTGGATGGAACTGTACCCGGCGGTCAGCACTGATGTCCGCTTTGCCAACATGCTGGGCCAGCCGG gctCCACTCCTCTGGACCTGTTCAAGTTCTATGTGGAGGAGTTGAAGGCACGATTCCATGATGAGAAGAAGATCATTAAGGACATCCTTAAG GACCGGGGCTTCTGTGTGGAGGTGAACACAGCCTTTGAGGACTTCGCCCACGTCATAAGCTTTGACAAGAGGGCTGCTGCGCTGGACGCAGGCAACATCAAGCTGACCTTCAATAGT CTACTGGAGAAGGCAGAAGCgcgggagagagagcgagagaaggAGGAGGCACGAAGGCTGCGGCGCAGGGAAGCTGCCTTTCGAAGCATGCTGAGGCAGGCCGTGCCTGCTCTGGAGCTGGGCACTGCCTGGGAAGAG GTCCGTGAGCGCTTTGTGTGCGACTCAGCCTTTGAGCAGATCACCCTGGAGTCGGAGCGGATCCGGCTCTTCCGGGAGTTCCTGCAGGTACTAGAG ACTGAGTGCCAGCACCTCCACACCAAAGGCCGAAAGCACACCAGAAAGGGCAAGAAGCACCATCGCAAGCGTTCCCACTCGCCCTCA GGCTCCGAGTCGGAAGAGGAGGAGCTGCCCCCACCATCTCTCCGGCCCCCCAAGCGGAGGCGGCAGAACCCCTCCGAATCTGGCTCTGAGCCTTCTTCCTCACTTGATTCAGTTGAAAGTGGGGGTGCTGTCCTTGGAGGACGGGGCTCCCCATCCTCCCGCCTTCTCCTTGGATCAG ATCATGGCCTTCGGAAAGCcaagaaaccaaaaaagaaaactaaaaagagaagacacaagtCG AACAGTCCCGAGAGTGTGACAGACCCTGAGGAGAAAGCTGGCAAGGAGAGTGATGAGAAAGAACCAGAACAGGACAAGGACAGGGAGCTCCGGCTGACAGAGCTCCCTAATCGCTCCCCAGGTTTTGGAATCAAGAAGGAGAAG ACGGGCTGGGACACGTCAGAAAGTGAGCTGAGTGAGGGTGAGCTGGAAAGGCGGCGGCGGACACTCCTGCAGCAGCTGGATGACCACCAGTGA
- the PRPF40B gene encoding pre-mRNA-processing factor 40 homolog B isoform X9, translating to MSVPDSGPRPPAAPAPFPPGPPMMPPPFMPPPGIPPPFPPMGLPPMSQRPPAIPPMPPGIMPPMLPPMGSPPPITQIPGMVPPMMPGMLMPAVPVTAATAPGVDTASSAVAGTGPPLLLSQCPWKEYKSDTGKPYYYNNQSKESRWTRPKDLDDLEALVKQEAIGKPQPQPQTQQTLQPQPPQPQPDPPPAPPCPTPVPVGLLEPEPGGSEDCDVSDAAQTLEQGFSQQPEEGPSSSAGLHQPLQQEEEESKPEPERSGLSWSNREKAKQAFKELLRDKAVPSNASWEQAMKMVVTDPRYSALPKLSEKKQAFNAYKAQREKEEKEEARLKAKEAKQTLQHFLEQHEHMTSTTRYRRAEQTFGELEVWAVVPERDRKEIYDDVLFFLAKKEKEQAKQLRRRNIQALKSILDGMSSVNFQTTWSQAQQYLMDNPSFAQDHQLQNMDKEDALICFEEHIRALEREEEEERERARLRERRQQRKNREAFQTFLDELHETGQLHSMSTWMELYPAVSTDVRFANMLGQPGSTPLDLFKFYVEELKARFHDEKKIIKDILKDRGFCVEVNTAFEDFAHVISFDKRAAALDAGNIKLTFNSLLEKAEAREREREKEEARRLRRREAAFRSMLRQAVPALELGTAWEEVRERFVCDSAFEQITLESERIRLFREFLQVLETECQHLHTKGRKHTRKGKKHHRKRSHSPSGSESEEEELPPPSLRPPKRRRQNPSESGSEPSSSLDSVESGGAVLGGRGSPSSRLLLGSDHGLRKAKKPKKKTKKRRHKSNSPESVTDPEEKAGKESDEKEPEQDKDRELRLTELPNRSPGFGIKKEKTGWDTSESELSEGELERRRRTLLQQLDDHQ from the exons ATG TCGGTTCCCGATTCTGGTCCCCGGCCCCCAGCAGcgcctgcccccttcccaccgGGGCCCCCCATGATGCCACCACCCTTC atGCCCCCTCCGGGaatccccccaccctttcctccgATGGGGCTACCCCCCATGAGTCAGAGGCCACCAGCCATCCCCCCCATGCCACCAGGCATCATGCCCCCAATGCTACCACCAATGGGGTCACCACCACCAATCACACAG ATACCGGGAATGGTGCCTCCCATGATGCCAGGAATGCTGATGCCAGCGGTGCCCGTCACCGCAGCG ACGGCTCCAGGTGTGGACACCGCCAGCT CTGCTGTGGCTGGGACAGGCCCTCCG CTGTTGCTGTCCCAGTGTCCCTGGAAAGAGTACAAGTCGGACACAGGCAAACCTTACTACTACAACAACCAGAGTAAGGAGTCCCGTTGGACCCGGCCAAAGGACCTGGATGACTTGGAGG CTCTAGTCAAACAAGAGGCCATAGG GAAGCCGCAGCCACAGCCACAGACACAGCAGACACTACAGCCGCAGCCCCCTCAGCCACAGCCCGACCCTCCACCTGCGCCTCCTTGCCCCACCCCAGTGCCTGTGGGCCTCCTAGAACCCGAGCCAGGTGGGAGTGAAGATTGCGATGTGTCGGATGCCGCCCAGACCTTGGAGCAGGGGTTCTCGCAGCAGCCAGAGGAGGGCCCCAGCAG TTCTGCTGGACTGCATCAGCCACTACaacaggaggaagaggaatcAAAGCCAGAACCGGAGAGGTCTGGTCTCAGTTGGAGCAACCGGGAGAAGGCAAAACAGGCCTTTAAGGAGCTGCTGAGGGACAAG GCTGTCCCCTCCAATGCCTCGTGGGAACAAGCCATGAAGATGGTGGTCACAGACCCCCGTTACAG TGCCTTGCCCAAACTGAGTGAGAAAAAGCAGGCATTCAATGCATACAAGGCGCAgcgggagaaggaagagaaagaggaggccCGGCTGAAGGCCAAGGAGGCTAAGCAGACCTTGCAGCACTTCTTGGAGCAGCACGAGCACATGACCTCCACCACCCGCTACCG GAGGGCAGAACAAACCTTTGGGGAGCTGGAGGTCTGGGCTGTGGTCCCCGAGAGGGATCGAAAGGAGATTTATGATGATGTCCTCTTCTTCCTGGCCAAGAAGGAGAAG GAACAGGCCAAGCAGCTCCGGCGCCGCAATATCCAGGCCCTGAAGAGCATCCTGGATGGGATGAGTAGCGTCAACTTCCAAACCACATGGTCTCAGGCCCAGCAGTACCTCATGGATAACCCCAGCTTTGCTCAGGACCATCAGCTTCAGA ACATGGACAAGGAAGATGCGCTGATCTGCTTTGAGGAGCACATCCGAGctttggagagggaggaggaggaggaacggGAACGGGCCCGGCTTCGGGAGCGGCGCCAGCAGCGCAAGAACCGGGAGGCCTTCCAG ACCTTCCTGGACGAGCTGCACGAGACAGGGCAGCTGCACTCCATGTCCACCTGGATGGAACTGTACCCGGCGGTCAGCACTGATGTCCGCTTTGCCAACATGCTGGGCCAGCCGG gctCCACTCCTCTGGACCTGTTCAAGTTCTATGTGGAGGAGTTGAAGGCACGATTCCATGATGAGAAGAAGATCATTAAGGACATCCTTAAG GACCGGGGCTTCTGTGTGGAGGTGAACACAGCCTTTGAGGACTTCGCCCACGTCATAAGCTTTGACAAGAGGGCTGCTGCGCTGGACGCAGGCAACATCAAGCTGACCTTCAATAGT CTACTGGAGAAGGCAGAAGCgcgggagagagagcgagagaaggAGGAGGCACGAAGGCTGCGGCGCAGGGAAGCTGCCTTTCGAAGCATGCTGAGGCAGGCCGTGCCTGCTCTGGAGCTGGGCACTGCCTGGGAAGAG GTCCGTGAGCGCTTTGTGTGCGACTCAGCCTTTGAGCAGATCACCCTGGAGTCGGAGCGGATCCGGCTCTTCCGGGAGTTCCTGCAGGTACTAGAG ACTGAGTGCCAGCACCTCCACACCAAAGGCCGAAAGCACACCAGAAAGGGCAAGAAGCACCATCGCAAGCGTTCCCACTCGCCCTCA GGCTCCGAGTCGGAAGAGGAGGAGCTGCCCCCACCATCTCTCCGGCCCCCCAAGCGGAGGCGGCAGAACCCCTCCGAATCTGGCTCTGAGCCTTCTTCCTCACTTGATTCAGTTGAAAGTGGGGGTGCTGTCCTTGGAGGACGGGGCTCCCCATCCTCCCGCCTTCTCCTTGGATCAG ATCATGGCCTTCGGAAAGCcaagaaaccaaaaaagaaaactaaaaagagaagacacaagtCG AACAGTCCCGAGAGTGTGACAGACCCTGAGGAGAAAGCTGGCAAGGAGAGTGATGAGAAAGAACCAGAACAGGACAAGGACAGGGAGCTCCGGCTGACAGAGCTCCCTAATCGCTCCCCAGGTTTTGGAATCAAGAAGGAGAAG ACGGGCTGGGACACGTCAGAAAGTGAGCTGAGTGAGGGTGAGCTGGAAAGGCGGCGGCGGACACTCCTGCAGCAGCTGGATGACCACCAGTGA